A stretch of DNA from Halobacteriovorax vibrionivorans:
GATCCTTCTGTCATTAGCTGAACTCCAGCTTCAACGACATCATTCTTTTCTCTTTGTCCCATTCCGGCCGTTAAAATAAAGTATCCACCTTCAAGTGTTTTATCATCAACTTCACGATAAGCAACGGAACCACCAAAGAGGACTCCATCAAAAGTAAGAGTTCCACCAGCTTCTAGCTTTTGCGCATCAACACCTGCATCGAATTCATCTTGAGTATATCCAAGTCCTAATGTCATCATCTTATTAACTCGGTAACCAGTTAGAAGAGAAGCGATATGAGCACTAGAGTTCTGATCATCAATTTCTGTCTGGGAAAACTTCGTTTCTAATTGAGCAGAAAAACCTTTTGCACTAAATGCACCAAATGCTCCAGGTGTCGATATATCGTATTCAATAGAGCTATCGTCATCTTGTTTAAACATTGAAAGATCGTAAGTTGCCCCTGCAAAGTTTCGTGCTTCTCCAGAAACTGCAAGAACAGAAGTATTTAAAGTCTTCCCATCACGAGATATCTCCGGCAAGAAGAAGTTAGCATTGGCATTAATTAAAGGTAACGATAAGGCAGCAATTATAAGTATATTTTTCAACTTTCCCCCAAAAAATAAGGGGAGACTTTTGTCTCCCCTATCTATCTTCAATAATACATATTTTTCTTCAATTAGAAAACGTAACCTACATTAATTCCCCAACCAAGGCCATCAACATCATCTCCGCCAATATCACCACTAAGAACATATTCTAATCCAAAGGTTGCATCGAGCCCTTGAGAATTTCTAAATCCAACAAAACCATTTAAACTAACAAGTTCTGTATTATCATCAGAATCAGGGTAGTCAACTGAAGTATAGTTAACACCTGGAGTAATATAAAATTCTTTGTTTAGAAGATATTCAGCATCAAATTCAATTTCAATACTGCTATAATCATTATCACCAGTTGCTTCATTTAAGTAATCGCCAAAAGTATAATTAAATGATCCATCAAATTCCCAGGCGCCAGAAATTTTAGTGGCATTACCAAAGATACCAAGACGAGCACCAGTGTTTAAATCACCGCTTCCTTCCATTTGATAAGTAATACCTGTTTCCCAAGACATATCTTTTGTTGCCGAACCAAAAGCACCTGTTAAAAGAATAAAGTCACCTTCTGCTGAACCAAGCTCATATGTATGACGTGCGATCGTTCCACCAAGAACAGTTCCTTCAACAAGTAACGTTCCTCCAAAACTAATACCAGTGTCATCAACACCATTTAATAGCTCACTAGTTTCAAGCCCTACACCTAGTGTTAATCTTTCATTCACTTTAAATCCGGCTAGGATACTAATGTCTTTAAAATCTTCATCTGCTGATCCTACATCCCAATTTGCATTATCGTAGCCAATTTCCATTGTGAATGACTCTGCTGAAAATCCACCATAGACAGATGTTGTAGTAATATCGATTTCATTATTAAAATCATCTTCAAGATTAACTGTAGATAACTGCCCTGCAATGAAGTTACGAGAGGACTGAGATACTGCCATTAAGGATTCATTTCTAGTTTTTCCATCTCTAGAAATTTCTGGCATTAAAATATTAGCGTAAGCTGATAGTGATAGTGCTGCAATTACAGCAAGTTTGAAAACTCTCTTCAAAACTTTCTCCTTAAGTTAACTCAATTAAAATAATAGTTAAATTATACGTAAAGTTTTAAAGAAAACAAATGAATCAGAAAAAATAAGCAGCATTAATTTTCCACTGAATGCCATCACGCCTGTCGTTATCAGAAATTACATAATCCAGACCTGCAGTTGCATCAACTTGGTTAGCTCTATAACCAAAATCCCCCGATACTCCTAGGTAGTCATCATCGTTATTTCCGACTTCCCTATAATTAAAGAAAACTCCTGGAGTAACATAGAACTCTTTATGTACGAGGAATTCTGCATCAAGATTAAGATCGATCTCTGTGAATTCATCTCTTGTTTTAAACTCAATATCTCCATCTAGCTCAACATTATTTACTACTCTTGTAGCTCCAGCAAATAGTCCGAGAAGATCATCGTCGTTATCATTAAGATCATATCGAATCCCAGCTTCCCAACTTAAGCTCTTTTCATCCTGCCCAAGTCCTGCTGTAAGTGTGTAGTTATCATCAGCATTATCTCTAATATTTGCAGTGAATGAGCCTGCAATAATTAAATTATTTGAAATAGTTGATAGCCCAACTTCAATAGAAGGATCATCCACAAAGTCTGTTGCAGCGACACCGAGGGCCAACGCCATATTACTAGCAAATCGATAACCGGCCTTCACATCGTAGCGATCGTCATCTAATAAATCATCGTCAAAGTCTACATCTGCTTGAAAAGAAAATTGATCAACAAAGGCCCCTCCAAATAACTGAATATTCTCACCTTGATAATCACCATCATGAATTTCACCACCAACATAATTTCTCTTTTCAAAAGCTACTGCAAGTGCCGATCGATTAAGGGTTTTTCCGTCACGAGAAATCTCAGGAACAATAGTATTTGCAAATGCTGATGTGTAGAACAATACAATTAATAGAGGCCATGACTTTTTCACTTTGTACTCCTTAGATGAACTACTTTTCATTATATACAAAGGATTCGGACTAAAAAGTTAAATTATTCTTTAGAGATATTATGGATACATACAAATAAGAAAGGGAGACCTAAGTCTCCCTTCACGTATTTCTTAATTTTAAATTAAAATTAGAAGTTGTAAGCTACGTTAACTTTCCATGCCATTCTATCCATGTCTTCTTCTGAACCAGTGTTGTAGTTAGAAGCAAGGTCATAGTCGATACCAAATGTTGCATCTACCTTATTTGCTCTATATCCAAAGTCAGCTGATAATCCCATGATAGTATACTCATCTAAACCAGAAAGAGCTTTATAGCTAGCACCTTCAGCTGAAGTATAGTAAAGACCAGGTGTTACGTAGAACATATCTGTTACTAAGAATTCAGCATCAACATTGAAGTCAAGAACAGAGTAATCGGCAGGATTTGTTACTGTCGTATCACCAGTTGTATAAGATAAGTCAGCATCGATTTCGATGTTGTTCACAACCTTAGTCATACCAGCAAATAAACCAAATCTTGAGCCTCTATTTAAATCGTCTTCTTCTTCCATGTCATAAGTAAGACCTGCTTCCCATGACATATTGTTAGCATTTGAACCAACACCAACAGTAAGTGTATTATAAGAACCATCAGTAGTTCCGTTATCACGTGAGTTGATTGCAAATGAAGCACCTAGCATTAGGTCTTTCATCATATAAGATCCAGCAAGTTCGATTTTAGAAGTGTCTGTGTCTGCGCCTGTTGTTGGCTCCTCAGTACCCATCTCATAACCTAGACCTAAAGCAAATTCCTTATTGATTCTATAACCAACCTTAACGTCATAGTTAGATACATCTGTTGCTGAATTAGCAGTATTCTCGTCTTCTTGCTCTGACATAGAAAGATCAGCTTCTACTGAAACCATCTTGTTAGACCAACCACCAAACACACTGAAACCAGAGTCTGTTAAGTCTTTAGCATTGGCTACATCTGGCTCAATTGTTTCGTTCATATACTCACCAGCAACAAATGTTCTCATTTGTTGAGTTACAGCGATAGCTGAAGAGTTTTTAGTTTTTCCATCACGTGAAGTTTCTGGAACGATTGTGTTTGCGAATGCTGCAGAAGAAAGTACTGCCATTGCAATAATACCTGTCATTTTTTTCAAAACTTACTCCTTGTTTTGTTTTTATTTTAACTAGTAATCTAGTTCGTTTGAAAAAATTATTAATTAAATTATACCGTTTTTATTTTTCTGTGCAATTTTTTTTTGCTCTTTTTATAAAAGCCGTGGTTTTTTTCACCCACGGCCTTCTTAATCATTTGTTAAAATTACAAATTAAAAGTTGTATTTAACTGCAAATCTTGTGTAAGCATTATCAGATACAGAACCTACAAGAGTATCTACGTTAATATCATTCCATGTAAGTGTTGCACCTAAGTTTACTGTTGTAGAGTTTTCATATGAAATCTTTCCATCTGAAGCAAAGTTACCATTATAAGCACCAATACCAGCAGCCTTTAGACCTGCACTATCATCTCCACCAGATGCACCAATGATACTACCTAAGTTAGTAGAGTCTGCTTCACCAAAGATAGTCTGAGAAACTGAACCTCTAAGAGTTAGCCACTCATTTGCTTTCGATTCAAAACCAACAATTAATGGAATATTAAGTGTACTTAGTTCCGACTTTGTTGAATATTCAACTTCAATATCAAGCTTAGTTAACTGAGCTCTTACAAATACCATTGTGTCAGTTGAAGCTGTATATTCTTTACCTGCACCTAAATCAAGACGTGTAAAACCACCATCAATAGTTGCTAGAGTGTTACTAGTAGCATCTACTGATTGAGTTTGTTCCCAATCAAACATCTTATATGAACCATACACTTTAAGGTTTTGATTAAAAGTATAAGAACCACCAAGTTGAAGGCCTAATTTTCCATCAAATTTATTTCCAGTGTCTTTGTTCTCTGATTCAGAGTTTAAAGATACGTTTGCATATGCATCCCAGTTGTCTTTATTAACACCCATTCTGATAGCCATTGCACTATCTTCTAATTTTTCTGTAATACTATTTTTTCTGTCTGATGATGCGTAAATAAAGTCAACACCCCAGTTAATACCAGCTTGACCACCAAAGAAGATGTCGATCTGGTTATCAGAAGTAGCAAGGTATCCATCTTTATCATCACCGTCTGAAGCGATAATTCTTAGAAGAGATGAAACGTTTGATTCATTTCCTAAGTAAGCACCGTAAGTAAACTTTCCATGCTTCTTAAGGAAACCTCCCATTGCTTTTGGATTTTGGTCTGTATCAAGAGTAGTATTTGCAGCTTCGGCCGTTGTGAAAGCCGTAGCATAAGATGTTGCACCTTCCGAACCGTGCTCATAAACAACCATGTCTGCAAAGTTGTTAATATAAGATGCGTTTGTGAAAATGTAACGATCATCCATTGTGTAGTAGTTGTCTTCAACTTCGTCACCAAGAGCAAGTAGTCTTGCTTTAGTTGCGTAAGCGCTTGTACTTAAAAGTGCTAGCGTAGCTGCTCCTAAAAATACCTTTTTCATATTCCTCTCCTTGAGTGAGTAAAAATCCGTGTGTCGTCTTTATATGAAGAGACACTGATAAAAAATGTTAGTTATTAAATTTTCAAGGCAGTTGAGATGAATGTCAACACCCCGAAATTGCATAAAATTCAGCGATTAAGGGGTGTTTATAGGTTGTTTTTATTTTATTTTTGATTGTACAGCAAGGCCTCTTGCAAGGAATTTTGACGACATCCAGGAATCTACGAATGTACTATCTTTTACTGCTGATTGCTTAAGAGGAGCGTTAAAACTAAAGAAAATTAAATGATCTTCATTTAAAGACTCCTGTGTAATCTTTGAATCGTCAATTTCTGGACTATAAGAATAGTCACGAAGTATGACGCGCTCCTTTGACTTATTTACATCAAAAGCGTCGAAATTTTTCGCTAAGTTTTTTTTCAGAAGATTGATTTTTTTAGAAATATCTTCTTCTGTACTCTCTTCTTTATCGATGAAAGTAACAAATTTAGCTGTTTGAGCATATCCTTCGCTTTCTGCTTCACCAATCTCACCAATGAAATGTCCCCATTCATGTGTAAATGAAAGTGGAAAAAAGTATGTCTTTTCATCATCAGTAATCTTCTCTTCAAGATCGAGGTGAACATATAGAGAACAAGGTGTTTTAGTACTTTCGCAAAACTCGATAAACTCGGTAGAAAGTGTTTTCTTATCCTTGAATAAGTCTAAGAAAATGGCAGGAGACTCTCCCCAATAAAGGTTCTCACATTCAATAATTAAACCGTTCGTTAAGTACACTTTCCAGTGGGCCTGATCAATTAACTCCTCAGGAGTTGTACGATAAATTTCTTTAATTCGTAGGCTATAACTATTTTCACGAATACGCTCTAAAAGCCCTTCTTTAGTAAGAGAAGGAAGAATATCAGTTGGACCAACTTTAATATGTTCATCAATATAACTTTCTTCTCCCCATAAAAGAGGCATTGGCTTTGTACGTGAACCAAAATCATGAAACTTAGAGTCCTTATAAAAGCATGAGCTCAATGGATTAGCTTCTTCAATAATCCCAAGGTCACGCAGGACTGAAATATTATTTTCTCCTCTAACAAGAGACGGTCCCATGATCTTAAAATTATCTTCAGTAACTTCTTCTTCAGTTAATAATTTCACTGAAGTTGAGTCCTTTTTATAGAGATGGTCAAAGAGATCCATTGCAAAAATATCATTACCAACAATGAGATTTTTAATGAATACCTTTTCTTCGTTTTTAACTTCGACTTTTTTAAGCT
This window harbors:
- a CDS encoding porin — encoded protein: MTGIIAMAVLSSAAFANTIVPETSRDGKTKNSSAIAVTQQMRTFVAGEYMNETIEPDVANAKDLTDSGFSVFGGWSNKMVSVEADLSMSEQEDENTANSATDVSNYDVKVGYRINKEFALGLGYEMGTEEPTTGADTDTSKIELAGSYMMKDLMLGASFAINSRDNGTTDGSYNTLTVGVGSNANNMSWEAGLTYDMEEEDDLNRGSRFGLFAGMTKVVNNIEIDADLSYTTGDTTVTNPADYSVLDFNVDAEFLVTDMFYVTPGLYYTSAEGASYKALSGLDEYTIMGLSADFGYRANKVDATFGIDYDLASNYNTGSEEDMDRMAWKVNVAYNF